A genomic window from Camelus ferus isolate YT-003-E chromosome 9, BCGSAC_Cfer_1.0, whole genome shotgun sequence includes:
- the LOC102511475 gene encoding thymidylate synthase-like produces MPATGSELPRPLSLPATQERGTEPPLPPPPHGELQYLGQIKYILRCGSRKDDRTGTGTLSVFGMQARYSLRDEFPLLTTKRVFWKGVLEELLWFIKGSTNAKELSSKGVKIWDANGSRGVLDSLGFSTREGDLGPVYRFQWRHFGAEYEDTDSDYSGKGVDQLQKVTDTIKTNPNDRRIIMCAWNPKHLPLTALPPCHALCQFYVVNGELSCQLYERSGDMGLGVPFNIASYSLLTYMIAHITGLKPGDLVHTLGDAHIYLNHTEPLKMQLPREPRPFPKLKMLRKVEKTDGFKAEDFQIEGYNPHPTIKMEMAV; encoded by the coding sequence ATGCCCGCCACCGGCTCCGAACTGCCGCGCCCACTGTCACTGCCCGCCACGCAGGAGCGGGGCACAGAGccaccgctgccgccgccgccgcacgGGGAGCTGCAGTACTTGGGGCAGATTAAGTACATCCTCCGCTGCGGCTCCCGGAAGGACGACCGCACGGGCACCGGCACCCTGTCGGTGTTCGGCATGCAGGCGCGCTACAGCCTCAGAGATGAATTTCCACTGCTCACAACCAAACGTGTTTTCTGGAAGGGTGTTTTGGAGGAATTGCTGTGGTTTATCAAGGGATCCACAAACGCTAAGGAGCTGTCTTCCAAGGGAGTGAAAATCTGGGACGCCAATGGGTCCCGAGGCGTCTTGGACAGCCTGGGATTCTCCACCAGAGAAGGAGATCTAGGCCCAGTATACCGCTTTCAGTGGAGGCATTTTGGGGCCGAATACGAAGATACGGATTCAGATTATTCAGGCAAAGGAGTAGACCAACTGCAGAAGGTGACTGACACAATCAAAACCAACCCTAATGACAGAAGAATCATCATGTGTGCCTGGAATCCAAAACACCTCCCGCTCACGGCCCTCCCACCCTGCCATGCCCTTTGCCAGTTCTACGTGGTGAACGGTGAGCTGTCCTGCCAGCTGTATGAGCGGTCAGGAGACATGGGCCTGGGCGTGCCCTTCAACATCGCCAGCTACTCTCTGCTCACCTACATGATTGCACACATCACAGGCCTGAAGCCAGGTGACCTTGTACACACTTTGGGAGATGCACACATTTACCTGAATCACACTGAGCCACTGAAAATGCAGCTTCCGCGAGAACCAAGGCCTTTCCCGAAGCTCAAAATGCTTCGAAAAGTTGAGAAAACTGATGGCTTCAAGGCTGAAGACTTTCAGATTGAAGGCTACAATCCTCATCCGactattaaaatggaaatggcTGTTTAA